The DNA window tAATTGAAAAGTTAGTTACTCAATCAATGAAGAGAagttttcatcaaaaaaaaaaataaaaaatcaatgaaGAGAAGTGGAATATGGTGCTCTTTTTTTTTGTCCACTAAtagaaagaaactaataaaggAAGGAAGCTTCCTATCACATATTAGTTTCTTTTtacttacaaaagttaaaaagGACCCAACAAAGGCCAAACTACCTTCTCCTTCTAATTCCACCACCATGCACATAAAATAATGCCACCAAAATTCAAAACTAACAAttaaacaaagataaaaaaaaaacacttcatattttaattatagaaaatattaatttgaatttggCACGACACAAACAAACATGAACTtaaacatgacataaaaatatgagtttaaacaagttcCGATACGATAAATACGAATATGGGTCGTGCTAACACGACCTATATTAGTATACGGAGCATGCTTGATTATGAGTATATGTAGGCTAGACCCACTCTTAGGGTCCACCTAGCCCAAGAACTCAAGAAaaattttcttttgaaaattcatatatttaattagcgaaaaattttatttataccctaaaaatttataaatacaccttattttaataatttttattttatataaaatttatatctttaattatactaacttttttttttaatttttttcttctaattcatattcttaaaaaatatatctatcaagcaaaaataaattatattttaaatattaagacaaaaaaaattaaaataaaatattatataaaattttcttagaaaaaataaatatgtatatacacgagttagaaaaaattataaaaataaaatcaaaataagtattaaaattaacataaaataatgtgaggaaaaaaatttaaaaaatattaagagtaaattttaaaaattatttaactttatatatttttttaagagcattgctattaggcaccagtgatgcctagcaccttctcgacatgtcacgttgcgattgactagcgatactccctaaaagctattatattatattaaactatgtgaacccgatacttagttggacctaGCACCACTAGTgctctttagcatttctcataatAATGAAGTGTAAGTGCAAATAAAGCCcccttataaaatttaaaattaccaTTATACCCTCACATTTTATAAAAAAGCATTTTAGAAAGTTAGGTACAAAAATGAAAATTTACTCACACGTGTTATTGAATTTGTAGTGTAACGTAACGGCCAATAGGGTAAGattttgacctaataaaatcaACAACCAATCGGTGTCGTTTTGACATTTAGAGATAACTAAACGCAGCACCATATTCTTCACTCCTTCACACTCTCCCAAAACTCATATCTCCTTCTTCATCCAAGATGAATTCTCAGATTTCCAGATCTGCTGCTAGAGCCTTTAGGTCCTTCCTCGCTTCTTCTAAGAACGCTCGTTTTCACTCTGGTTTGTATACTTTTTCTCTATTTCATTTGGTTTTTTTGGTTATGTTGAttgattttacttttttttttagtgttatGTATTGGGTTTTTGTTGTGATTTTGAAGGTTTATGATGATTTTTGAATTGGGTTTATGTTTGTTTTGGTGGAAAATGTTTTCATTCTTAAAAAGTTTTAATCTTGAATTAAGAGTTGGTAAGAGCTTTAGAGAGAAATGATTGGTAGAAAGGACTTTTTCGTGTTgtgattataattattattatcattagttTTTAGGATTACTGTTCAATATTTTGGTTTGATGTAATATTAGATCTGAAATGTTTAAATTGTTTTCACgtgtaaaaactaaaaaaaaaaatcatgttatGACTATTATTACTGTTGTTGTAATCATACAATTGATTGTTGTTTGCattgagaaaaagaaaagatgtgtatatatatatgtgattgtGTTTTCATGTACATGTATGTAGTTATGTAGATATAATGAtctttatgtttattttgtatGTTTTAAGCTTGATTTAAATCCTCCCTAAATAACACCATTATAATCAGAGTCAAACTAAGTACAATAACATAAGCTTTGTTATTTGTGTAAATATTGGACTCTCAAAGTTGTTATGTGGTTGTGCATTGCTATAAGTCACATTACTACAAGGTGGGTGATTTAGTGGTTAGGGAtattctataaaattttattatattaaattatgttcgactagatatttaattatattaaaagtaaatgttattttggactttgttttttttgcaaaagttaccgattggactctttattttgttaaataataaatagtactctaagttgattttttgttaaaataaaacttaataataactcGATCTAAAAGTGTTGTGACAAGACTGAATATATTTTCTGCATCTGTTCGTtctagaaattatttttaagttggttatattaaaagaaaattatcgaaattgagttcaaagtactattttaaaaaatataagatctaatttatcatttaacaaaacagaaagtctattcggtaacttttgcaaaatatgtTTAAAATAATACTAACCCATGTATGAATAGTAATATTACACTTTTCTAGCCATTTTagcatttttcttatatataactaCTGTTGAAGTTggttgtgtatatatatttgtgatcaCATCCATGtttgtattatatatttatatgtatgaaACTAACTAGTACGTTCTGTAATTGTCCCATTTTTAGAGGGACGAACTGTAGCTGCAGCAGCAACATTAGCTGCAAGAGGAAATGGGTCTTTCTTAGCTGCTGCAAAATTTGGAAGAGCTGGTTCTGAAAATGCATACGCAAGATGGATTTCTGGAGCTCTTGCCATCCATGCTGCTGGTATATAATATACTTTGTATATACGAAATTATCttgaatatattaattatttctttattttccgATCGCTTAAGAATATAGTCTTTTAAACAACCTGTCCTGTGTTAGTTAgaagaaataaaaatacaaaaataaaaatagaaataaaattaaattaaatttaatatgtatttacaaaaaaagaaaaattattaattttttttcatcttcTTGCATTAGAATATTCTTTTTTCCACCCATTTCCAATACTAATGAAatgaaatttgattattttctatttcattCTATTATTTCCAACCAAATGCGCCCATAGTTTTGAAGTTTCATACAATATATTTTAGATTGtaaaaaacataaacatatcTATAACCAAGTGCAATACTTTATGAAAATTGAGACAATAAAGGTGAGGTTGATTGTTCTCTGGTTTTGACTCTATATAGaatcttcttttctttatttctttagTACCCTGCTTTCAAAATTGAGTCTTTCCCTGTTTACATATGTTAATATTAGTTAAAATGAAAAGGGCTATAATGTCTCCTGCTTAAGTTTGTGATTTTCACAAGGGTCAAGTATAATTGCTTGATTTTGATGCTTGGGGAACTGTGTCATACTTTATAATGGTTTTTCTCAACAATTTGCTGAGATCATCAAAATTCAGTACTACTAAGGAAAAAGTGCTGATCTTTCAAAATGTCATATTTTCTACTATCTTAGTACACAAAAATCCAAGTTGGGATCACAGTAGATGATGAAATATGATAGGCCTTAGGATACTAAACAAGAGGAGTATATGAGTAATGAGGGGATGGTGAGAGAAGAGAATTGTATGGTTAAGTGAGCATAACACTGTTATCTTCATCATCTATATCAATATACCATTCACTATTTTCCTATAATTGCTACTTTTCATACTAAATTGACTCAATGAAATGAATATACTCTAAAATGAATTATGAATGGAATAGTGAAGGGAAGAGAGTACTCTCTACTAAAATGACCAATTGACTCAATGGGCTAGCAATGATCTATTTTAGCATGCATTTTTTTAACACCTTCAAACTCTTTGCCTAATACTTATTATTCTatcaattttctttttccttctttTGTAGCCTACATGGTACTAGACCAGGAGGTTCATGCTGCAGAGGTATTCTGTTCTGAGTTTCTCAAAACTATTTTCTAATGATGTTTTTTCTTGCTTGCTTTATTCTGAATCTGAATCTTTTGCTTCTCTATCCAGTTCGAACGCACTTTTATCGCTATCAAGCCTGATGGAGTGCAAAGAGGACTGGTAAGCTAACAACTATACAAATCTTAAAAATGTGTTTATGTTAATCAAATTGTCATGGGGAGATCTCACTTAAGACCATCTTCCATAATCTTTGATTCATATCATTAAATGTTGCTAGATTTCTATTAGAGTTTGAATCAAAAATCCCATCTTTTTTCACAATTTTCTTCTGTTATTCATGCCAACAAGAGGGATTTAGAACAATTGTTTGCATTACATGGTTCTTATGCTAAGCCAATACCTGTATgtgttttttttccttcttattcagaTTTCGGAAATCGTAGCCAGGTTCGAGCGAAAAGGGTTTAAACTGGTTGCCATAAAAGTTGTGGTTCCTTCAAAGGAATTTGCTCAGAAGCATTACCATGATCTGAGTGAAAGACCCTTCTTCAATGGCCTCTGTGACTTCCTTAGCTCTGGTCCTGTCATTGCTAtggttagttagttagttagtttcaACACTTAACTATTCTTTTCTCAGTTTTTTCACTAAAGTTAAAagcttttctgttttttgtGTTAACTGTTTTCAGGTTTGGGAAGGAGAAGGTGTGATCAAGTATGGTAGAAAACTCATTGGAGCCACAGATCCTCAAAAATCAGAGCCTGGAACCATCAGAGGTGATCTAGCTGTGGTTGTTGGAAGGTACTACTTATGTTACTTGATACAAATCTTCATCTTCTAATATTCTCTAATAGAAATAAACAAAAGTACCCAAGCGAACCGTTACCTCAAATGGTCAAGCATGTGATTTTATGTTATGAAACTCAAGTCAAGTCCCTCTTAAGTACCTACATAGCAATTAACTCAAATcttcaaatatttataaaaacatTACCCGAGCGAGCAATAGCTCAAATGGTCAAACATGTGGTTTTATGTTATGAAACTCGAGTCGAGTCCCTCTTAAGTACCTACATAGCAATTAACTCAAGCcttcaaatattataaaaacaGTATTCGAGTGAACGGTAACTCAAATGGTCAAGCATGTGGCTTTGTGTTATAAAATTCGAGTCGAGTCCCTCTTAAGTACCTACATAGTAACTCAAATGGTCAAACATGTAGTTTTGTGTTATGAAATTCGAGTCGAGTTTCTCTTAAGTACCTACATAGTAACTCAAATGGTCAAACATGTAGTTTCGTGTTATGAAATTCGAGTCGAGTTTCTCTTAAGTACCTACATAGTAACTCAAATGGTCAAACATGTAGTTTTGTGTTATGAAATTCGCGTCGAGTTTCTCTTAAGTACCTACATAGTAACTCAAATGTTCAAACATGTAGTTTTGTGTTATGAAATTCGAGTCGAGTTTCTCTTAAGTACCTACATAGTAACTCAAATGGTCAAACATGTAGTTTCGTGTTATGAAATTCGAGTCGAGTTTCTCTTAAGTACCTACATAGTAACTCAAATGGTCAAACATGTAGTTTTGTGTTATGAAATTCGCGTCGAGTTTCTCTTAAGTACCTACATAGTAACTCAAATGTTCAAACATGTAGTTTTGTGTTATGAAATTCGCGTCGAGTTTCTCTTAAGTACCTACATAGTAACTCAAATGGTCAAACATGTAGTTTTGTGTTATGAAATTCGAGTCGAGTTTCTCTTAAGTACCTACATAGTAACTCAAATGGTCAAACATGTAGTTTTGTGTTATGAAATTCGAGTAGAGTTTCTCTTAAGTACCTACATATCAATTAACTCAAGCcttcaaatattataaaaacaTTACCCGAGTGAACGGTAACTCAAATGGTCAAACATGTGGTTTTGTGTTATAAAATTAGAATTCTTTTCGAGTACCTACAGAGTTAGATGGGGATCCTAGTTTTTACATTACAACTTCTAAAGTGCATCAACATCTCAAATCAGTTATAACATATTTGTTATATATGCAGAAATATCATTCATGGGAGTGATGGACCAGAGACTGCAAAAGATGAAATCAATCTATGGTTCAAACCAGAAGAGTTGGTGAGTTACACAAGCAATTCAGAGAAGTGGGTCTATGGAAACAACTGATGAATAATTCATTTTTCTTCCAATTAATAATGATTATTACTACACATTTTCGGCTATGCTAAGCTAAGTCCACATGAAGAGTAGCAAAATAAGTTTTCACTACAttgttacaattataataatgataaatTAACATTGTTGCTTTATGTTTTCTTATTGAATTGAGTTGAGCCAATAATGTTTAGAATTGGCCAAGTAGAATCTCTCATTCAATAATTTCATATGGTTACCTCTTTATTCATTACATaatctcatttcactttctttttatttatatttatattatctaaataaaataatttatattgttGTAATTCTAATTTATATGTTGtaagatgataataataatgaataaaTTAATACCTCTAAAAAGGGGGGGGTAAAGGAAAAGATTTTTTAGTACAACaaggaaaagaaaataattagacAAAATAGTTATATGTtttgaaaaaaagataaaatgatTGGTAAATTTTAACtctctaatttttattatcatGTTCATCATTGATAAGTTTCATGAATAATAAACATAAATTTGACGAATAATTTGTTTAGTTTTAGATTATtgaatttacatttttactttaGATTtcaaatgtttttctttttctataaaGAATTCaagtgataaaaaaaattgttcggGTCAACTTAGCCAACCTGAACCCGCAAACCCAAAATTATTTCACGAGTTGAGTTCAAGTACAATTTTTTGAATCTCAAACATAATCAACCTGCTCAATATTCTGTCGTAACTCTAATTAATAGTTAATCTTTTTCAGTAGAGCATTGTTATGAGGTACTTATAGTATCTAACACCACGATGAAGTATCACTCTAtaattagttaataattttctataatatctattaaactaaaataagtaagacttaatatttattttttttgacgtGGTGAACAGAGTCACACATGATTAACAAAGTAGCAAATCACAATCGGCCTCCTCGTACTgagatagctcatcgtctaaccgaagGGCATGTTTTGCCAACCATGAGCTATAGAAATCAAATCgcgagccacatgggacaaaactgctccCGAAAatatagacaataaagctataacgtcTTCAAACAACAAGTACCTTCTCACAATTAAAAGTTGTCGCCAGAGCTAGCAAATCTGAAAAAACATCGCAGCACCAAACAAAAAAACACAGTTATATTAGAATAacaatcttcaaaataaaaattaaaaaacaaaaataaaattaacacacAACCTTTGTCACTAGTCCAACATTACAAAAAACTAAGTAAAATTAGCCAACAAAATTTCTAAGTAAAACTAGCCAAAGGTATTACTCTCTGGCTAGTTACAACAAACTAGCACCCTAATTTAAAATTGctgaaaatcaatatcaaacagattatatttaaaaaataaatttattagtaAATACTCTTTAAGTGTAGGCCATTCACAAAATAATctacaaaataagaaaaataaactcTATTACCACACAATATAATGggtaggggtgttcacaaagtatccgcacgatccaatccaatccaatccgcaaaatacggatatccgcacttgtgcggattggattggattgaaaaatctaaaatctgcacttgtgcggattggatgttgtttgacctcaaaaagtaaccgatccaatccaatccgcacttaattatatatatatttttaaaaaatataatatataatatatgttaattaaaataagacacaaacttctaattttttaatcttttttagtaatatattgaattggtgcattttatttattttgtaataaaaatacaaaaaaaaataattcttattcacatagacatatacacataaagtttaaatatatatatactaacttatttattttagtaactgatacatatatatattctagtgtaaatctaaagataagtatatatattgatatatatgtatattagtttaatttatatataaatagagatagaaatagattattattggagattaagaaacaatagtattttcttttctatgaaatattaaataatttattatgaaaaaaataaccgatccaatccgcactattgcggattggattggattggatttaaactcttatgcggatcggattggatctaaaatatgaaatccgcacttagtgcggattggatgttgtttgaccaaaaaaatacggattggatcggatgaacacccctaataatGGGCAGACATTTTTctttggctaattagtaatttttccccccgaactttgacatataccaaatcatgtcccctgaacttttttggccgttaaaaattcccctcgaactattgagattgttaaatttaaggacttttgtctaatttcattcaattttactgtttcatgtactaaatcatgctccctaaactttgatatctaccaaatcatgcccctcaaacttttatatgt is part of the Cannabis sativa cultivar Pink pepper isolate KNU-18-1 chromosome 5, ASM2916894v1, whole genome shotgun sequence genome and encodes:
- the LOC115716183 gene encoding nucleoside diphosphate kinase 3; its protein translation is MNSQISRSAARAFRSFLASSKNARFHSEGRTVAAAATLAARGNGSFLAAAKFGRAGSENAYARWISGALAIHAAAYMVLDQEVHAAEFERTFIAIKPDGVQRGLISEIVARFERKGFKLVAIKVVVPSKEFAQKHYHDLSERPFFNGLCDFLSSGPVIAMVWEGEGVIKYGRKLIGATDPQKSEPGTIRGDLAVVVGRNIIHGSDGPETAKDEINLWFKPEELVSYTSNSEKWVYGNN